The nucleotide window gggttgAGGGCCCAGTTGGGATCCCAGTTCGATCCCCtgcctcccagtttggggttgGGCTCCCAGTTAGGCCCAGTTGGGGTCCCAGTTGGTCCCAGTCGGGGTCCCAGTGGCCCCAGTctgtcccagtttgggggttgGGGTCCCAGTTGGTCCCAATTCAGGGCTTGGGGTCCCAGTTTGATCCCAGTTTAAGGGGTTGAGGTCCCAGTGGGCCCCAGTTTGACCCCAGTCGGTCCCAGTTtgggctcccagtgctcccagttcatcccagtatcaggccctggggctgttcccAGGCTGGGGGTCGggctcccagtggctcccagtgctcccagttcatcccagtatCAGGCCCTgcgggccctggggctgttcccagtttgggggttgggctcccagtggctcccagtgctcccagttcatcccagtatCAGGCCCTGCAggccctggggctgttcccGCTGCCGCTGCCCTCGGGCTCGGCGGCCGCCGTCCTCCGCGGCTTCGGCCCCACCATCTGCGCTCGACTCGACCGGCGCCTCCGCCAGCACCGGCAGCGtgagactgggaggcactgggagggactgggagggactgggaggcactgggagggggacctggggggcaactagggggaatgggaggcgctgggaggcactgggagggggagtggggggcactgggagggactgggaggggagaggggggcactgggagggactgggaggcactgggaggcactgggagggggaggtgggggcatctagggggactgggagggactgggaggcactgggaggggagtgggaggcactgggagggactgggaggggagtggggggcactgggagggactgggaggggagaggggggactgggaggggagaggggggcactgggaggcactgggatgggagcggggggggcactgggagggactgggaggcactgggaggggagtagggggcactgggagggactgggaggggagggggggctcATTAAGCTAATTAAGACACTAATtagctgccccccccccccagggctcGGCctccccccgacccccccccggggcaggggggggaggggcacacggagcccccagcccagcaccacggccctgctgctggcactgagccaggtgggactgggagcactgggagggactgggagggactgggatgggactgggaggggttGGGATGGgagtgggagggactgggatgggactgggaatggactgggagcactgggagggactgggatgagactggaagggactgggagtggactgggagggattgggatgggagtggggggcactgggagggactgggatgggactgggagcactgggagggactgggaatggACTGGGTGGCTACTGggtggactgggatggactgggatgggactgggagcagGCTTgtgggggactgggatgaactgggatggcactgggatgaactgggaggggggtgtgacccctcccctcccccagaGCCCCCGGCCCCTCCCCCGCgcggagctgctgcagctgctgggggtGAGTCAGTACCACCAGTacgtcccagtccatcccagtacatcccagtacatcccagttccctcccaatcccatcccagtccatcccagtgcccccagtcccctcgTGATCACAttccagtccatcccagtgctcccagtcccctcccaatcccctcccagtccatcccagtgctcccagtcccctcccaatcccatcccagtccatcccagtgctcccagtcccctcccaatcccatcccagtccatcccagtacatcccagtcccctcccaatcccatcccagtccatcccagtgctcccagtcccctcccaatcccatcccagtccatcccagtgctcccagtcccttcccaatctcctcccagtccatcccagtgctcctagttcccccccaatcccatcccagtccattccagtgctcccagtcccctcccagtcccctcccagtccctcccagtccctcccagtttgACCCCGTCCCCCCCAGGCAGCGTCCCAGGCCGCTCTGGACTCCCTCGTCCGTCAGCAACTGGTGCAGCGGAGCGGGCACCCCCCCCAGTATGGGAGGgcaactgggggcactgggaggaactgggagggcactggggggactgggatggactggagacggctgggatgggggtgggggggtactgggaggaactgggagggcactggggggactgggatggactggagaaggctgggatgggggtgggggggtactgggaggaactgggagggcactggggggactgggatggactggagaaggctgggatggaggtgggggggtactgggaggaactgggagggcactggggggactgggatggactggagaaggctgggatgggggtggggggggtactgggaggaactgggagggcactggggggactgggatggactggagaaggctgggatgggggtgggggggtactgggaggaactgggagggcactggggggactgggatggactggagaaggctgggatggaggtgggggggtactgggaggaactgggagggcactggggggactgggatggactggagaaggctgggatgggggtgggggggtactgggaggaactgggagggcactggggggactgggagaggagactgggagcactgaggTTGTACTGGAATAGGTTGGGAGGGGgtactgggaggactggggtTGTACTGGGAtccctggggctgcactggggggcactgggactgtactgggaggcactggggctgcactgggaggcactggggctgcactgggagaactggggctgcactgggaatactgggaggtgctggggctgtactgggaggcactggggctgcactgggaggtGCTAGAGctgtactgggaggcactggggctgcactgggaatactgggaggtgctggggctgtactgggaggcactggggctgcactgggaggcactgggactgcactgggaggtgctggggctgcactgggaggtgctggggctggactgggaggcactggggctgcactgggaggcactgggactgtactgggaggcactggggctgcactgggaggtgctagagctgcactgggagcactggggctgcactgggagcactgggaggcactggggctgcactgggaggtgctggggctggactgggaggcactgggactgcactgggaggtgctggggctgcactgggagcactggggctgtactgggaggcactgggactgtactgggaggcactgggactgtactgggaggtgctggggctgtactgggaggcactgggactgttctgggagcactggggctgcactgggaggcactgggactgcactgggaggcactggggctgcactgggaggcactggggctgcactgggaggtgctggggctgcactgggaggtgctggggctgcactgggaggcactggggctgcactgggaggtGCTAGAGCTGTACTGGGAAGtactggggctgcactgggagtactgggagtactgggaggtgctggggctgtactgggaggcactggggttgcactgggaggcactgggactgcactgggaggggctggggctgtacTGGGAGCACTAGAGTTGCcctgggagtactgggaggtGCTAGGACTgtactgggaggtgctggggctgcactgggaggagctggggctgcactgggagtactgggaggtgctggggttgtactgggagcactggggctgcactgggagcactgggaggtgctggggctgtactgggaggcactggggctgcactgggaggtGCTAGAGCTgtactgggaagcactggggcTGCATTGGGTgtactgggaggtgctggggctgtactgggaggcactggggttgcactgggaggcactggggctgtactgggagcactggggctgTACTGGGCGGGCCCACCGGGAGCCCTGAGGTTGTActgggagccctggggctgcactgggagcgTTGGGGCTGTACTGGGTtgtactggtttgtactgggagCCTcaacccctccccccccccccccccaactcgcAGGTTCTCGCTGACCCCACGTGGCCGCGCGCTCGCGCTGcgcctggccacgccccctcccgcggaggccacgccccctcccgaCGAGGCCACGCCCCACGTGActgaggccccgccccctcccgctaAGCCCACGGGGCCTCTccctgaggccacgccccctttcgctgaggccacgccccctccggctgaggccacgccccccgcgcTGGAGCCCCCAGTCCTGTGAGCTcagtgggggggaggggggctcctgggacccattttggggggagggggggtccttttggggggggaggggggctcctgggacccattttggggggagggggggtccttttggggggggaggggctcCTGGGAACCATTTTGGGGAGAGGGtccttttgggggggggaggggttCCTGGGAcccattttggggggaggggggttcCTGGGAAccattttggggggaggggggtccttttgggggggggaggggctcctgggacccattctggggggcgggggggtccttttgggggggggaggggctcctgggacccattttggggagagggggggtccttttgggggggggaggggctcctgggacccattttggggggacagggggctcctgggacccattttggggggagggggggtccttttgggggggggaggggctcctgggacccattttgggggggtgtCCTTTTTAGGGGTGGGGGTAAgccttttgggggggtctggggtctaTATTGagtgggggggggtccctgggaggggggggggacTATTTTAGGGGAGTCTctcatttttttgggggggggtcctgatcgtcccaccccctccccccaagGTTCGAGCTGCACCCCGGGGAGTTCGACATCGTCCTCTGTGTGGACACGGCCGAGGGGTGAGACCTCCCCCCCAGTTCCTACTGGGCCGGCACTGGGAGAGCCCCCCAGCACTCATGGGACCCCCAAGACCCACCATGGGACCTCCGGacacccccccagcacccatgggaccccaagacccccctccccagcacctatgggaccccagaaccccgccatgggaccccaggaccccccctcaGCAACCATgggaccccaagacccccccatgggaccccaggaccacccccagcacccatgggacctcagaccctcccccttgggaccccaggaccccccccagcacccatgggaccccaagacccctgccatgggaccccagaacccctctcccagcacccacaggaCCCCAAGATCCCCCTatgggaccccaggaccccccccccagcacccatgggaccccaagacccccccccaTAGGACCTCAGGaccccaccccagcacccatgggaccccaagaccccccacCATGGGACCCCAGGACCTCCCGCCgtgggaccccaggaccccccccagcacccatgggaccccaggaccccccagcaACCATgggaccccaagacccccccatgggaccccaggaccaccccagcacccataggaccccaagacccccccatgGGACCTccggaccccccccccagcacccatgggaccccaggaccccccccagcacccacgggacctcagaccctcccccatgggaccccaggacccccctccAAGCACCCATGGGACCCCAAGACCACCCCCCATGGgaccccaggagccccccagcacccatgggacccCAAGAACCCCCCCCatgggaccccaggacccccccataGGACCTCAGGTTCCCCTCACATCACCCATGGGACCCCAAGGACCCTTCCATGGGACCCCAGGAACCCCTCCATCACCTTTgggaccccaagaccccccccatgggaccccaggacccccccccagcacccatgggaccccaggacccccccagcacccataggaccccaagaccccccccctAGGACCCCAAGACCCCAGCACCTatgggaccccagaacccccccatgggaccccaggacccccccccagcacccatgggaccccaagaccccccatgggaccccaggacccccccccagcacccatgggaccccaagaccccccatgggaccccaggaccccctcaagcacccatgggaccccaggacccccccaccatgggaccccaagaccccccatgggaccccaggacccccccagcacccatggaaccccaggacccccccccagcacccatgggacccCAAGGACTCTCCCATGGGACCCCAAGACCTCACATaggaccccaggacccccccccagcacccatgggacccCAAGACGCCCCCCATAGGACTTCAGGaccccaccccagcacccatgggaccccaagaccccccatgggaccccaggacccccccagcacccatgggaccccaagacccccccataGGACCTCATGCTCCCCCCCCAGCACCAATgggaccccaagaccccccccatgggaccccaggaccccccccccaagcacccatgggaccccaagaccccccatgggaccccaggaacccccccagcacccatgggacccCAAGGACCCTCCCATGGGACCCCAAGACCTCACATaggaccccaggacccccccctaGCAGCCAtgggacctcagaccctcccccatgggaccccaagaccccccatgggaccccaggaaccccccCCATCACCTTTGGGACCCCAAGGACCCTCGCATgggaccccaggaaccccccatggaaccccaggacccccccataGAATCTcaggctccctcctccccacgaCCACGTGATCCCCTTTAGCCCCGCCCCTTCTTcctcaagccacgccccctccctttAGCCCCTCCCCTTTCTCAACCCCCAGGGCCCTGTGGCCCCtgcaggccacgccccctcgggCTCAAGCCACGCCCCTCGGCCTTAAGCCACGCCCCATGaccttaagccacgcccccctgccttaagccccgccccttcctgaagccccgccccctccagGACCCTGTGGCCCCTGCTGAGCTCGGGCCCCCTCCCCGCCGTCCAGCGGCGCCTCCCGGTCGGGGACTTCGTGTGGGTGGCCAGAGAGACCAGCCCGGCCCCCGGTAcccactgggagcactgggacggACTGGGAGGGCGCGGGGAGGGGATTCGGGGcgctgggagggcactgggagggcactgggatggactgggggcactgggaggggactgggagggcactgggaggagattGGGAGGGCAGTGGGGCGGACTGGGAGgccactgggatggactggaggcactgggagagcacTGGGAAAGCACTAGGAGGGGACTGGGTTGGACTGGGGGCAGTgggagagcactgggagggggttgagagAGCACTGGGGCGGACTGGGAGgccactgggatggactgggggcactgggagagcactgggagggcactgggatggactggaggcactgggagagcacTGGGAAAGCACTAGGAGGGGACTGGGTTGGACTGGGGGCAGTgggagagcactgggagggggttgagagAGCACTGGGGCGGACTGGGAGgccactgggatggactgggggcactgggagagcactgggagggggttgggagagcactgggggaactgggaggggactggaagggactgggatggactgggggcactgggagagcactgggagggggttgggaggggattcaggggactgggaggggactgggagggactgggagggactgggggcactgggagggcactgggagggggttgagagagcactgggggaactgggaggggactgggatggactgggatggactggaggcactgggagggcactgggagagcactgggagggggttgggagggaggggattggactgggggcactgggaggggactggaagggactgggatggactgggggcactgggggggcactgggaggagattGGGAGAgcactggagggactgggagggactggaggcactgggaaagcactgggaggggactggtttgtactgggggccctggggctgcactgggaggcGCTGGGGCTATACTGGTGTGTACTGGTGTGTACTGGGAGCCCTGAGGCTGtactgggagatactgggaCCGTATTGAGAagtgctggggctgcactgggagccctggggctgcactgggagctctggggctgcactgggaggcGCTGGGGCTGTACTGGGAGGCGCTGGGGCTGTACTGGTGtgtactggtctgtactgggagcactggtgcgCAGGGCGGCCCCcccgggagctgctgctggacgTGGTCGTGGAGCGGAAGGCGGCGGCTGATCTGGGGCAGAGCCTGAGGGACGGACGGTACCGCGAGCAGaaggtactgggagcactgggagggactgggagggcactgggagggaacgggaggggctgggagagcactgggagggactgggagggactgggagagcactgggagggactgggagtttactgggatggaactgggagcatcgagagggactgggaggggactgggatgggattgaggggactgggaggggactgggaggactgggaggggactgggatggaattgggagcactgggagtaactgggaggggactggaagggactgggatgggacagggaaggcactgggagggactgggagggactgggatggcactgggaggcactgggagggactgggagggactgggatggaactgggagggactgggagggactggggagggactgggatggaactgggaggcactgggagggactggggagggactgggatggaactgggagggactgggatggaactgggagggactgggatggaactgggaggcactgggaggcactgggagctaTGGAAAAGCATTGAGGGGACTTGGGGACGCGGGGGTGCTGGTgttactggtctgtactggttcatactggtccatactggtctgTATGGGTCCGTACTGGCCTGTACTGGTGGGTACTGGTGGATACTGGTGGGCACTGGAGGGGTCTCGGGGTGCAGGAGAGCTGGTgttactggtctgtactggtccatactggtccatAGTGGCCCGTACTGGTCTGTATGGGTctgtactggtctgtactggtctgtactggtggATACTGGTGGATACTGGTGGATACTGGTGGATACTGGTGGGCactttggggggctggggggtgcaggggagctggtgttactggtctgtactggtccatactggtccatAGTGGCCCGTACTGGTCTGTATGGGTctgtactggtctgtactggtctgtactggtggATACTGGTGGATACTGGTGGATACTGGTGGATACTGGTGGGCactttggggggctggggggtgcaggggagctggtgttactggtctgtactggtccatactggtccatAGTGGCCCGTACTGTTCTGTATGGGTctgtactggtctgtactggtggATACTGGTGGATACTGGTGGGCactttggggggctggggggtgcaggggtgctggtgttactggtccatactggccTATACTGGTCCGTACTGTTTTGTACGGGCCCATACTGGTCTGTATTGTCTGCTATGGGTCcgtactggtttgtactggtccttactggtttatactggtttgtactggggGCAGTTCCGGCTGGGGCGCTGCGGGCTGCGGCAGGTCCTGTTCCTGCTGGAAGCGCCGGGGGGGGCCGAGCGGCtgcccctccccctcccctccctgcgcCAGGCGGCCGCCAACACCCAGGtgacccccaaaaaccccccccggggaccccaaaacccccccccgggaccccaaaaatacaccccgggaccccaaaaaccatccctgggaccccaaaaacccaccctgggaccccaaaaatccaccccgggaccccaaaaaccatccctgggaccccaaaaaccccccctgggacccccaaaaacccatcctgggaccccaaaaacaccccccgggaccccaaaaatccaccccaggaccccaaaaaccatcccggggaccccaaaaacgcaccccgggacccccaaaaacaccccccgggacccccaaaaacaccccccgggaccccaaaaatccaccccgggaccccaaaaaccatcccggggaccccaaaaacgcaccccgggacccccaaaaacaccccccgggacccccaaaaacaccccccgggaccccaaaaatccaccccgggaccccaaaaatccaccccggggaccccaaaaatacaccccgggaccccaaaaaccaccctgggaccccaaaaagacccctcaggacccccaaaatacaccctgggaccccaaaaatccaccccggaaccccaaaaaccatccctgggaccccaaaaaccccccccgggaccccaaaaatacaccccggggaccccaaaaacccaccctgggaccccaaaaacaccgctgggaccccaaaaccaccactgggaccccaaaaagaccccccaggacccccaaaaatacaccctgggaccccaaaaatacaccccgggaccccaaaaatacatcccagaaccccaaaaacaccccccggggaccccaaaaacccaccctgggacccccaaaactacctctgggaccccaaaaacacccccgggacccccaaaaacAACaccgggaccccaaaaacacccccgggacccccaaaaacAACaccgggaccccaaaaaccatccctgggaccccaaaaaccccccccgggacccccaaaaacccatcctgggaccccaaaaacaccccccgggaccccaaaaatccaccccgggaccccaaaaaccatcccggggaccccaaaaacgcaccctgggaccccaaaaacaccccccgggacccccaaaaacaccccccgggaccccaaaaatccaccccgggaccccaaaaatccaccccggggaccccaaaaatacaccccgggaccccaaaaaccaccctgggaccccaaaaagacccctcaggacccccaaaatacaccctgggaccccaaaaatacaccccggggaccccaaaaacccaccctgggaccccaaaaacaccgctgggaccccaaaaccaccactgggaccccaaaaagaccccccaggacccccaaaaatacaccctgggaccccaaaaatacaccccgggaccccaaaaatacatcccagaaccccaaaaacaccccccggggaccccaaaaacccaccctgggacccccaaaactacctctgggaccccaaaaacacccccgggacccccaaaaacAACaccgggaccccaaaaacacccccgggacccccagaAACAACaccgggaccccaaaaacccccccaggacccccaaaaacacccccgggaccccaaatATacaccccgggaccccaaaaatccaccccgggacccccaaaaccacccccgtgacccccaaaaacacccccaagacccccaaaaaccccctgggaccccaaaaaacacccccgggacccccaaaacacccccgggacccccaaaaccacccccccgggaccccaaaaaccatccccctgggacccccaaaccccccccccgggaccccaaaaatacaccccgggaccccaaaaacccccttGGCACCCCAAAACTAcgcccaggacccccaaaacaccccctgagacccccaaaaccccccccgggacccccaaaaacacccccccgggaccccaaaaacactctgacaccccaaaaccccccccggggacccccaaaacacccccaggacccccaaaaacaccccctgggaccccaaaaacaccccccaggatcccaaaacccacccccagagcccccaaaccacccctgggaccccaaaaccactcctgggacccccaaaaacacccctgggtccccccccaaaccatgggacccccccagaacctgcaggacccccccaaactgtggggtgctggaggggtttttggggtgctgggggtgggtTTGAGGTGCCGGGGGGCTTTTttttggggtgccggggggattttggggtgccaggggtgggattttggggtgctgggggggtgttggggtgccaggggtgggattttggggtgctggagggggggttgtggggtcctgagggggaattttggggtgccaggtgggtttttggggtcctggggggaggttttggggtcctggggggaaattttggggtgccaggtgggtttttggggtcctggagggaggttttggggtcctgggggggaattttggggtgccaggtgggtttttggggtcctgggggggaaTTTTTGGGTTctgggggtgtttttggggtaccagggggtgtttttggggttctggggggtgtttttggggtgccaggctttatttttggggttctgggggggtgtttttggggtttggggggtgcttttggggtgccagggagtggttttggggttccgGGGGTATTTTTGGGGTGTCAGAGAGTGTTTtgggggtgccagggggtgtttttggggtcccgggggggttTTTTGAGGTGttgggggtggttttggggttctgggggtggttttggggtcccagggggtgtttttggggttctgggggtggttttggggtgccagggggtggttttggggtgccagggggtgtttttggggttctgggggtggttttggggtgccagggggtgtttttggggtgctgaccCCCCTGTTTCAGGTGCAGGACGGTTTCGGGGTGCACTGGACGGGGGGGGCCCAGGACTCGGCTGCgtttttgggggtgctgggggggcgaCTGCGGCAGAGATacaaggtggggggggggcaaaaatgggggggggggggcaattgggggggcttagagggtttgggggggcaaatggggggtaattggggggacatgggggggttggggggcaaaaagggggatCGGGGGGTaaaaagtggggtttggggggcaaaaaggggggtcaATGGGGCaaaaagtggggtttggggggcaaaaagTGGGGTTGGGGGCAAAAAACTGGGGGtcggggggcaaaaaggggggtcaAGGGAGCaaaaggtggggtttggggggccaaaagggg belongs to Phaenicophaeus curvirostris isolate KB17595 unplaced genomic scaffold, BPBGC_Pcur_1.0 scaffold_634, whole genome shotgun sequence and includes:
- the MUS81 gene encoding LOW QUALITY PROTEIN: crossover junction endonuclease MUS81 (The sequence of the model RefSeq protein was modified relative to this genomic sequence to represent the inferred CDS: inserted 1 base in 1 codon), which gives rise to NGSRSSRAVESVLQDFLERLRVLQSSRVSPPRLPRAAPSPPEQSSPRSQSGAGRVPSWRPPGGPGGSRTRCSLGGSASGGTRAPGPPGPGAYARALQALGLFPLPLPSGSAAAVLRGFGPTICARLDRRLRQHRQRLGLPPTPPRGRGGRGTRSPQPSTTALLLALSQSPRPLPRAELLQLLGAASQAALDSLVRQQLVQRSGHPPQFSLTPRGRALALRLATPPPAEATPPPDEATPHVTEAPPPPAKPTGPLPEATPPFAEATPPPAEATPPALEPPVLFELHPGEFDIVLCVDTAEGTLWPLLSSGPLPAVQRRLPVGDFVWVARETSPAPGRPPRELLLDVVVERKAAADLGQSLRDGRYREQKFRLGRCGLRQVLFLLEAPGGAERLPLPLPSLRQAAANTQVQDGFGVHWTGGAQDSAAFLGVLGGRLRQRYKGRVLRAWGGDVRSRGPPEPPGXPCSLLPFESLRGGGKNQPQRVGDVWLRQLLQVGGLGGGAAAALVGQFPTPASLLGALSCPSPPPLRGLRWGPRRRSLGPSLAAALTRLYGTAGPLP